The stretch of DNA TTCCACGGCACCCAGGACGGCGTGCTGGTGCGCCTCCTGGTGCTGCGCGAGCTGGCCAGCGACACTGGCGCATCAAGCTTCTCGCGTGCCGACATCAACAACAAGCTGGCCTACCTGACCGCGGAAAGCCTGGAGACGGTCCTGAACCGCCTGCGCAGCCACGGCCTGCTGGCCTGGGACGGCCCCAGCGCCGTCTACCGCATCACGCCGCTGGCGCGCAACGTGCTGTCCGCGCTCGACACCCTGATCGCGCTGGCCAAGCCGGAAGAAGACGATGCCGAGATGGGCTTCCTGCTGTCGCAGGTGGCCGGCGCCCAGGCCGTGGGCGGGGTCACCGTGGAGCAGCTGCGCCACCTGCTGGGACGCCTGGTCGAACTCACCGAGGAGTTCCGCGACGCCATCGCTTCTGGTTCCGAATTCCGCCTGCGCACCTCGCAGGCGAAGTGGCACATGGCCTGCGACTGGGTCGAGAAGGGCTCGGTCATCCTGCGCGCCATCCTCCAGGACCCGGCCGCCGACGCGGCCACCCACAAGGCGGCGCAGGCCATCGGCCGCGCCCAGAGCGCGCTGCTGAACATGCAGGGCATGTTCTCGCGCGCCCTGAACCAGATCGAGCGCCAGCGCGTGCACCTGGGCCAGTCCGGCCTGTCGACCACCGACGTGAAACGCTGGCTGCTGGCCCACGAGGACCTGGCCAGCCTGGCCGAGGACGCGATCGACCGTCCGGTGGTGCCGCTGTTCGGCACCCCGGCCGAGATGATCGACGTGGCCGAGACCGAGCTGCTGCTCGAGCGCGTGACCTCGACCGGCCCGAAAGGCCTGCCGACCGGTACCGACGCACCCTTGACCGTCAACGACAACCCGGCGATGCAGGCCGAACTGAACGACTGGATCAACAAGCTGGCCGACTTCGCCAACCTCGGCAACTTCCCCGAGTTCTCGGACAGCGGCCCGAAGAAGGTGGCGCTGCACGAGTCGCTGCTGCCGGCCAGCTTCGCCGTTGCGTCCTACCGGGCGTCGCTGCTGCCCCTGCTGGGCGATGCGTCCGAGGCCAGCCTGCAGGGCGCGACCGCCGAGCTGGCGCGCCTGCCCGTGAAATTCGAACCGACCGACGAGATGATCCAGCTCGACGACCCGGAAGTGGCGGCGATGTCGATCGCCTCCCTCTCACTGAATCTTGAAAGCGGTAACCCCGATGAATGACGACGCACAAATCCTGATCGCGCGCCTGCTGACGCACCAGACCCTGCGCCGCGACGACAAGATGGTCAAGCGCGCGCTGTCGGACGAGCAGTTCCGCCAGGAGGTGGACAAGCGCCTGCTGGAATGCGGCCTGAAGCTGCTCGACAACGTCTACGCCGACCACGTGACGATCGCCCTGCACCGTAACGTCGAGCCGAAGATCTTCGGCGCCAAGGACATCTGGCAGAACAACAACTTCGGCCTGACCCGCGACGGCGTGGCCCTCCTGGTGGTGCTGTGGGCGCAGATCATCCTCCCGAAGCGCGAGCGCCAGGAAACCCACACCACGGTGGCGGACGACCAGACCGACATGTTCGGGCAGGACACGCCGATCCCGCGTGCCGAGGATACCTCGATCGGCATCTCCTACACCGCGCTGCTGTCCGACTTCGGCGACAAGCTGGGCAAGAAGACCCGCATGGACATGAACCTGGGCGTGCTGTCCAAGCTCGGCTTCATCGAGCGCCGCGGCGACGTGATCCTGGAAGGCCCGCTGCTGGACCTGATGATGGACACCGACCTGCTGAAGGAGCGCATCATCAACGGCGCCCTGGCCGAGGTGTTCAAGCGCGCGCCGCTGGCCGCCGCCCCGCGCAAGATCGATGCCGCCAACGATGCGGTCGTCGAAGCCGCCGCTGACGAAGAAACTCCGAACTAAGGTAAGCCCATGTTCCACATCAAATCACTCGAACTGGTCCACTGGGATTACTGGCAGCGGATCAAGAACATCCCGCTGGACGCCAAGATCATCACGATCGCCGGCCAGAACGGCTCCGGCAAGACCACGCTGCTCGACGCGCTGCGCACCCTGTTCGGCCTGGACTGCTCGATGGGCCGCACCTATAAACACTATGCGCGCCACTCGGGCCAGCAGAGTGCCTGGCTGCGCGCCGTGGTCGACAACAAGCCGTCCGGCCGCCAGCTGTCGAACCGCCCGTTCCGCCATTCCGGCTTCTTCGCCGACGACGAAGTGACCCTGTTCTGCCAGGTGCAGAAGAACGGCGGCGACTGGAAGCGCCAGTACCTGATGCGCCCAGGGAACGTCGAGATCGAGGAAGTCACCGACGCCACCGACTGGCTGGGCGTGGAGAACTACAAGAAGCGCCTGGCCTCGGCCGGCCTGTCGCCGGCGATGTCGAAGGTGCTGGCGCTGGAGCAGGGCGAGACCGACAAGCTGTGCGAATACGCGCCGCGCCAGCTGCTGGATCTGGTGTTCCAGGTCTTCGGCGACAAGGAAGTGCTGGACGCCTACGACGAAGCCAAGCGCCACCAGCGCGATACCGAGACGGAACTGAAGCGCTTCGAGGCCGAACTGGAAACCTCGCGCATCAACCTGGAAGGCCTGCGCCTGCGCGTGGCCAACTACCACCAGTGGGAAGACCTGCACAAGGAAAAGCGCGAACTGCAGGAAGAGGTGCTGCCGGCGCTCGAATACATTGAAGCGCGCGAAAAGGCCGCCTTCACCAGCCGCAACCTCAAGGAAGCCCGCAAGCCGCTGTTGCAGGCCGATTCGATCCTGGCCGAGAAGCGCCAGCAGCTGGCAGCCCAGCAGCGCGCGCTCACCGAAGCGCAGAAGCAGGAAACCCAGCTGGAACAGGAAGCCACCGAGCTGGCCAGCCGCCTCACCCAGGTCAACCAGAAGCTCAAGCCGCTGGAAAGCCTGCTGGAACAGAAGGAGCGCCTGCAGAAGCTGTCGCTGGATGCCGGCGCCGACCTGGCGGAAGTCGCCAACCAGCTGAACGAAAAAGAAGCGGAACTCGCCAAGCAAAAAGCAACGCGCGACAACATCGCCGCAAAAATCGCCGGCGAGCTGGCCACCATCTCGGCGCTGCAGGGCAAGAGCGCGATGCCGGAGCCGGAAGCCCAGCGCCAGATGCGCCGTGCGCTGCGCGACGAGGGCATCGCCCATGCCATGCTGTCGGACATCGTCGAAGTGACCGATCCGAAGTGGCAGGGCGCGGTCGAGGGCGTGCTGGGCGGCTACGCCTCGGTGGTGCTGCTTGAAAAAGCCAAGGATGCGCCGGCGGCCTACCGCCTGGCCGAGAAGGAGCGCTATCGCCACTTCATCGTGCCCGACTGCGTCGAGGCGCCGGTGGTCAAGGATGCCAGCCTGCTGTCGGTGGTGCGTTTTTCCGGCAAGGCGCCGGGCTGGCTGATCGACCAGCTGGAACGCATCGAGCGCGTGGATTCGGTGGACGCCGGCTTCAAGTCGGATTGCGACGAATGGATCACCCCGGACGCCTACCACCGCGAACGCCGCGGCGGACGCTCGCTGTTCGTGGAACCTTCGCGCTACCGCTTCGGCTCCGCCGGCAAGACCCAGCGCCTGGAAGCGATCCAGAAGTCGCTCCCGGCACTGGAAGCGCAGGAAGACGCGCTGACCCTGGCGATCAGCAAGCTCGCCGCCGAGGTAGGCGCCTTGAAGGGCCGCATCGCCGGCGTCGACGCCGCCAAGGAACTGGCCGCGCGCCAGGCCGAGTTCGAGGAAGTCGCACGCGCGCTGGCCCCGCTCAAGGCCGAGCGCCTGGAAGTGGGCGCGCGCCTGGGCGAACTGTCGTTGCTGACCAAGAACGCGACGGTGGCGCGCACCCGCGCCGACACCGTGTGGCAGAACGCGCGCATGGCCCTGTCCGAAGCCGAAGCCGGCATGCGCCTGAACAACCGCCGCACGATCGAGCAGCGCCTTGAGCATGCCAAAGCGCTGCTGGCGCTGCGCAAGAGCTGGCGCGACGTGCCGAAGAACTGGAAGAACGCCGGCTGGCGCGGCGACCTGGTGGCCAAGCACCAGAACGCGCACCAGGTCAACCTGCGCCTGTCCTCGCTCGAGCACGCCCTGGCACGCGACGACTGGGAACAGGACAACACCGTCATCGACCAGTACGCGCGCCTGAACGACCAGCTCAGTGGCCGTCAATCCGAAACCGAGGAGCGCCGCTACCAGAACAACCGCGCGATCGAGGCCACCGCCAACGCGCGCGGCGCCTACATCGAGCGCCTGCGCTACACCATCAAGACCTACTCCAAGAACATCAAGGAGCTGGGCGAGCTGGCGGGCATCGACGTGCAGGCCGATCCGGTGCGCCTGGAGAACGACGACGTGCAGCTGGCCCAGGCCGGCCTGCACGTGCGCTTCAAGTTCGACGGCAAGGACCAGATCGGCATGAACGACGGCGAGGCCTCTGGCGGCCAGCAGGTGATGAAGTCGCTGGTGCTCTTGATCGGCCTGCTGAAGTCGGAAGAAGGCTCGGGCGGCTTCGTGTTCATCGACGAACCCTTCGCCCACCTGGATATCCGCAACATCCAGCTGGTCGGCGAGTTCCTGAAGAACACCGACGCCCAGTACCTGATGACCACGCCGCTGACGCACAACACCGACGTGTACGACCCGTCGGAGCTGACGCTCATCACCAGCAAGAAGAAGAAGGACGTGCAGTGGGCGCAGCCGATCTTCGTGCTGCAGCGAAGGAAGGACGAGGCGAAGGCCGCGTAAGCGAAGGGGAGCCTGGCCGGTTCCCCTTTTTATTGTTGGCTTAGAACGTCATCCCCGCACTCCGGGGTCAGGTCCTGACCCTTCCCCTCAAATTTTCACTACCTGCACCAGATTGATCAGTGTAAGTAGGGCGAGCTGGAAGGCGTGCCGATCTAGCCGAGGTCGCACGCAATCGGTCAAGTAATGACGTGCCAGGGTAAGTATCGAGAGCGTTGGCCCTGACTTCTTCGTGTTGCCATAGTTGATTTGGTAGCCAGCATTTGCTGCCGCCAAGCCGATCAGCCAGAGGGCATAGCTGATCAATGCTCCAAGCATCAAGAGCACTTCCAGGCGTTGGGGCGCGCGCGTCTGGCTTTCTGTTAATGCCATTCCCCATTGCGCATTTTTTAAATCCCGGAAGGTTTGCTCGATCTGCATCCGGCCAGCGTAGATCTCTACTACCTGTCTCGCACTCAATGCTTCCAAGTCCGAGGAGACGGCGAGTAACCAGGGTTCAACTTGGGCAGCCCTGTTCTTCTTGCTGTTGGAGCTCATTGTCTTCTTGCCGAAGCTGGTGCGGTGATGACGCCCTTGCGGTGCCTTTTTGTACAGCACCAGCTGGCATGGTGTCGCGTTGGCGCGTGCATACTGAAAACGGCCAAGACAGCGTGGCTTGGCTGTCGCTCCGGCATACCAAGTCTTGCATCCATCCCACTGTCCGGATCCTTCGGCACATACCATGTCACGGTTCCGGATACGCCCAACCCACGAAATGTGCATTCCCGTGGCCAGCTTGAACCACGTTGCCCGGAATCCGGCATCCGTGACCAGTATCGGCCGGCATTGATCGGGCAATAGCGAGCATAGCGTCTCGAGGAAGCAGCGGTGTACTTTTGAAGAACCCAGGTCGGATTCCTCGTGCACCTCTTCGTAAAGAACGAAGGCACGTCCCTTGACGGTGACCGCAGCACGCAAGAGATGCAAGCTTCCATCAGGCACCAAAACGGACCAGTCGACAGTAATGGCAATGTGCCGATGACCAGCCAGAACGGCTTCGTCCAGAGCATGAAAAATCGTTAGCCGCTCAGACAACAGATGACGATTACTCAGCAGACGATCACAGCACTTGATGCGATGACGAATGCTCGTCTTCGCCTCTAGAGAGCGCCCCATCTTGACAACGCCAAGCCCGCCGATTCTGCCGGCCTCAGCCACTTTCGCGATGCAGCAGCGGCGCTTGGCATGGATCTGGGAACACTTCGTGTCCAACAGATTTTGTATGATGCGGTGTGCGTGCATGGTTGCTTCTCCTTCGCAGTTTGGTCGCTACGAAAGAGAGGGCTAACACAGCCATGCATGCACCAGCTTTTTTCACAGGAAGCTAACAGCAACCCCATCCACCTACAAGAAAAATATGTGGGGAAGGGTCAGGGTCAGGTCTGACATTCGGACACGGACTGAGCAATACAATCAAAGTAATGCTCGAGCTCGTGTCTAAATGTCAGACCTGACCCTCATAAAGGAATGGGGCCGGTAGCCCATTTTCATCCGAGGTCGATCGCCTTGCGCAGCTTGCGCCGCCACAGCAACAGGCCGGCCGAGTAGCGTTCGAAATAGCCCGCGGTCAGCCCAACGCACAGCATGCTCAGCATGTCGTCCGTCAGCTTCGGCGCCGGGATGCCCTTGCCTTGGTTGGCATAGATCTCGACCCCGAGGTAGAGGATGCGCGCCACCAGAATCATCGCGAACAGGATGCCCAGCTGCGCCGGCGGCGTGAAGTAGTAGCCCTGTTCGGTGTCCTCGAAGCGGGTGCGCGTCAAGGCGTAATGGCCCCAGCCGAGACCGAAGGCCGAACCGGCCAGCAGCGCAGCCAGCTGGGTCGGCCGGTCGAACAGCTGCGCCAGCGGCACCAGAATCATGGCGCCGAATACCAGCACGCCGGTGTAGTGGCGCGAGACGATCGAGCGCTGGCGGAGCATGCGGGCCTTGATGCGCTGGTAGACGCGCCAGACCAGCAGCGGGGTCAGGATGAGCAGGGCGAGGGTGGTAATCGAAAGTTCTTGCATGGCGGGATGAGTTGGTTCAAGCCTGCCATTGTAGCCGCCCCGCACGGAAGACGGCAGCGAACGGCGGCCCGCAGGCCATCATGGTAAGGTGTCCGCTCCGCTTTGACGAGGAGATTCCCGCCATGAATGCAGAGCCGTTCGCCCATGTTCCCCTGAGGGCGCACCGCGCGCCGGACCCGGCCCCGATCGAGGAACCGGCGCCCGATCCCTTCGATACGCCCCATCCGCACCACCAGCCCGGCCACCCGCATCTGCCGCAGGGCGAGGAGGAACCGGTGCCCGATCCCAAGCCCAGCCTGTTTTCCTGAAGCTTTACAGCACCGCGCCGGCTACCCAGGCATAGGCAGGAATGCCCAGCAGGATGTTCAGGGGGAAGGTGACCCCGAGCGACATGCTGAAGTACACCGACGGGTTGGCTTCCGGGA from Massilia varians encodes:
- a CDS encoding IS4 family transposase; protein product: MHAHRIIQNLLDTKCSQIHAKRRCCIAKVAEAGRIGGLGVVKMGRSLEAKTSIRHRIKCCDRLLSNRHLLSERLTIFHALDEAVLAGHRHIAITVDWSVLVPDGSLHLLRAAVTVKGRAFVLYEEVHEESDLGSSKVHRCFLETLCSLLPDQCRPILVTDAGFRATWFKLATGMHISWVGRIRNRDMVCAEGSGQWDGCKTWYAGATAKPRCLGRFQYARANATPCQLVLYKKAPQGRHHRTSFGKKTMSSNSKKNRAAQVEPWLLAVSSDLEALSARQVVEIYAGRMQIEQTFRDLKNAQWGMALTESQTRAPQRLEVLLMLGALISYALWLIGLAAANAGYQINYGNTKKSGPTLSILTLARHYLTDCVRPRLDRHAFQLALLTLINLVQVVKI
- a CDS encoding ATP-binding protein, with translation MFHIKSLELVHWDYWQRIKNIPLDAKIITIAGQNGSGKTTLLDALRTLFGLDCSMGRTYKHYARHSGQQSAWLRAVVDNKPSGRQLSNRPFRHSGFFADDEVTLFCQVQKNGGDWKRQYLMRPGNVEIEEVTDATDWLGVENYKKRLASAGLSPAMSKVLALEQGETDKLCEYAPRQLLDLVFQVFGDKEVLDAYDEAKRHQRDTETELKRFEAELETSRINLEGLRLRVANYHQWEDLHKEKRELQEEVLPALEYIEAREKAAFTSRNLKEARKPLLQADSILAEKRQQLAAQQRALTEAQKQETQLEQEATELASRLTQVNQKLKPLESLLEQKERLQKLSLDAGADLAEVANQLNEKEAELAKQKATRDNIAAKIAGELATISALQGKSAMPEPEAQRQMRRALRDEGIAHAMLSDIVEVTDPKWQGAVEGVLGGYASVVLLEKAKDAPAAYRLAEKERYRHFIVPDCVEAPVVKDASLLSVVRFSGKAPGWLIDQLERIERVDSVDAGFKSDCDEWITPDAYHRERRGGRSLFVEPSRYRFGSAGKTQRLEAIQKSLPALEAQEDALTLAISKLAAEVGALKGRIAGVDAAKELAARQAEFEEVARALAPLKAERLEVGARLGELSLLTKNATVARTRADTVWQNARMALSEAEAGMRLNNRRTIEQRLEHAKALLALRKSWRDVPKNWKNAGWRGDLVAKHQNAHQVNLRLSSLEHALARDDWEQDNTVIDQYARLNDQLSGRQSETEERRYQNNRAIEATANARGAYIERLRYTIKTYSKNIKELGELAGIDVQADPVRLENDDVQLAQAGLHVRFKFDGKDQIGMNDGEASGGQQVMKSLVLLIGLLKSEEGSGGFVFIDEPFAHLDIRNIQLVGEFLKNTDAQYLMTTPLTHNTDVYDPSELTLITSKKKKDVQWAQPIFVLQRRKDEAKAA